One Deinococcus sp. LM3 genomic region harbors:
- a CDS encoding type II CAAX endopeptidase family protein: protein MTVPDSVPATTDPPDVPAPRGVRAVDGNRAALALLLVQNAVSAGLIALGLPLGVSLLGAFAVVVLVGLTVFRGPMDALFRDGRWRTPPAWGVAVAAFVLAFLASRAFVLAFVTLFPETADSTPQFLSSGVDLWVLLVAAGVLIPLAEEVAFRGLMMRGHERAAGFGVAAVTSSLAFALAHGAPVSVVGILPLAYVLARVTQHTGSVWNAVIIHVLNNTIALGLGAFLAGRLPTDPEQATEMLSNPALKVPLAIGAALFGTVVLVVLHLWLTPKADPQERSAPGPWLSGAYVVVLLFGLSALLLTLPGVAEWLGTVRASLQAR from the coding sequence ATGACCGTTCCGGATTCCGTGCCTGCGACCACCGACCCGCCTGATGTGCCCGCGCCGCGTGGGGTGCGGGCGGTGGATGGAAACCGGGCGGCGCTGGCGTTGCTGCTGGTGCAGAACGCGGTGTCGGCGGGGCTGATTGCGCTGGGCCTGCCGCTGGGCGTGTCGCTGCTGGGGGCGTTCGCGGTGGTGGTGCTGGTGGGCCTGACCGTGTTCCGCGGGCCGATGGACGCGCTGTTCCGGGATGGGCGCTGGCGCACGCCGCCCGCGTGGGGGGTGGCGGTGGCGGCCTTCGTGCTGGCGTTCCTGGCGTCGCGGGCGTTCGTGCTGGCGTTCGTGACGCTGTTCCCGGAGACGGCGGACAGCACCCCGCAGTTCCTGAGCAGCGGCGTGGACCTGTGGGTGCTGCTGGTCGCGGCGGGCGTGCTGATTCCGCTGGCCGAGGAGGTCGCGTTCCGGGGCCTGATGATGCGCGGGCACGAGCGCGCGGCGGGGTTCGGGGTGGCGGCGGTCACGTCGTCGCTGGCGTTCGCACTGGCGCACGGCGCGCCGGTCAGTGTGGTCGGCATCCTGCCGCTGGCGTACGTGCTGGCGCGCGTGACGCAGCACACGGGCAGCGTGTGGAACGCCGTGATCATTCACGTGCTGAACAACACGATCGCGCTGGGGCTGGGCGCGTTCCTGGCCGGGCGTCTCCCGACCGACCCGGAGCAGGCAACCGAGATGCTGTCGAACCCGGCCCTGAAGGTGCCGCTGGCGATCGGCGCGGCCCTGTTCGGGACGGTGGTGCTGGTCGTGCTGCACCTGTGGCTGACCCCGAAAGCCGATCCGCAGGAGCGGTCCGCGCCGGGCCCGTGGCTCAGCGGGGCGTACGTGGTCGTGCTGCTGTTCGGCCTGAGCGCGCTGCTGCTGACCCTGCCGGGCGTCGCCGAGTGGCTGGGCACGGTCCGCGCGTCCCTCCAGGCCCGCT
- a CDS encoding GntG family PLP-dependent aldolase has translation MTLPAPVIADLRSDTVTTPTPAMREAMAQARVGDDVYGEDPTVNELQAEVARLTGHEAGLFMPSGTMTNQVAIALHTRRGEEVICAEGSHIYEWELGMMAAFSGVVPRFVPAPLGVPAPEDVRSAVRRSVHQSPSGLISLENTHNKAGGTVIPLAVLDGIRAVATEEGLPLHLDGARVLNAAVALGVPLSDITARFDTVSVCLSKGLGAPVGSVLVGTAAQMRQAHRYRKMMGGGMRQAGVLAAAALVALREGPARLAEDHRRTRELAGALVNAGFDVNMAAVQTNIIYATVPDAAAHADRWAQQGVLCNALGPDSVRFVLHHQIDDEALAGAIRVLTA, from the coding sequence ATGACATTGCCTGCGCCTGTGATTGCCGATCTGCGTTCCGATACCGTCACGACCCCCACGCCCGCCATGCGCGAGGCGATGGCGCAGGCGCGGGTGGGGGATGACGTGTACGGCGAGGACCCGACCGTGAACGAGTTGCAGGCGGAGGTGGCGCGCCTGACCGGTCACGAGGCGGGGCTGTTCATGCCGTCGGGGACGATGACGAATCAGGTGGCGATCGCGCTGCACACGCGGCGGGGTGAGGAGGTCATCTGCGCGGAGGGGTCGCACATCTACGAGTGGGAGCTGGGCATGATGGCGGCGTTCAGTGGTGTGGTGCCGCGTTTCGTGCCGGCGCCGCTGGGCGTGCCGGCCCCGGAGGACGTGCGCTCGGCGGTGCGGCGCAGCGTTCACCAGTCCCCGAGCGGCCTGATCAGCCTGGAGAACACGCACAACAAGGCGGGCGGAACCGTGATTCCGCTGGCGGTGCTGGACGGCATCCGTGCGGTGGCGACCGAAGAGGGCCTGCCGCTGCACCTGGACGGGGCGCGCGTTCTGAACGCGGCGGTGGCGCTGGGCGTGCCTCTGAGTGACATCACGGCCCGTTTCGACACGGTCAGCGTGTGCCTCAGCAAGGGCCTGGGCGCCCCGGTGGGCAGCGTGCTGGTCGGCACTGCGGCCCAGATGCGGCAGGCGCACCGTTACCGGAAGATGATGGGCGGCGGCATGCGGCAGGCGGGCGTGCTGGCAGCGGCGGCGCTGGTGGCCCTGCGGGAAGGCCCGGCCCGGCTGGCGGAGGATCACCGCCGCACCCGTGAGCTGGCCGGGGCGCTCGTGAACGCGGGCTTCGACGTGAACATGGCCGCTGTGCAGACGAACATCATCTACGCCACCGTGCCGGACGCCGCCGCGCATGCCGACCGATGGGCGCAGCAGGGCGTCCTGTGCAATGCGCTGGGGCCGGACAGTGTGCGCTTCGTGCTGCACCACCAGATTGACGACGAGGCGCTGGCCGGAGCCATCCGCGTCCTGACGGCGTAG